The following proteins come from a genomic window of Sorghum bicolor cultivar BTx623 chromosome 3, Sorghum_bicolor_NCBIv3, whole genome shotgun sequence:
- the LOC8078757 gene encoding bromodomain-containing protein 1 — protein sequence MEIAKNGIASGSVRDLPPSKRFRYVGSHLGSTPSVLLPAKKRVLPPPQPPEEAPIALCLPVKKRAIVAPRVQVADAPFCLPAKKRAILAAPPPEDAAPACLPAKKRAYAAPADAAVPACVPAKKRPCGPPPPPPPGAVASAKKRVHAPAPRGDAAGSVPACLPPGRRACAAPPVDTVASACASANKRPHSPARREDAARSAPVCLPVNKRVMPPPPVQSDGARVVNAKEARPQGSSKHAGGGAINSRVASGTEERARGEEFKKPEKPINHKGIKEQVPMKLSKASSPRKGKGLEKQPCKIVDGEQSEVVVEVRKKSDEAAGAKITSVKKEPRNGSDEVAQEREGEPVEVEDDDGVLCAVCASTDGDPSDPIVFCDGCDLMVHASCYGNPLAQAIPDGDWFCSLCIAKKNKPAVRRRSCCLCPSSGGAMKRTTDGKWAHISCALLVPEVFFRDPDGRDGIDCSRVPAPRFAKACYICEGNKGCALECAQPKCGLGFHVSCGLGAGLCIEYQEGKGGAIVAGFCREHTELWEKQQVTGKYKIVARGQE from the exons ATGGAGATCGCCAAGAACGGCATTGCGAGCGGCAGCGTTCGCGACCTGCCGCCATCGAAGCGGTTCAGGTACGTCGGCTCCCACCTCGGATCGACTCCTAGCGTGCTGCTGCCGGCCAAGAAGCGCGtgttgccgccgccgcagccgccggAGGAGGCACCTATTGCTCTCTGCCTCCCGGTGAAGAAGAGAGCCATCGTGGCGCCGCGGGTGCAGGTGGCGGacgccccgttctgcctcccgGCGAAGAAACGAGCCATCctggccgcgccgccgccggaggacGCGGCGCCTGCGTGCCTCCCCGCCAAGAAGCGCGCCTACGCAGCGCCGGCAGATGCGGCCGTGCCGGCGTGCGTTCCGGCCAAGAAGCGCCCGTgcggtccgccgccgccgccgccgccgggtgcGGTCGCCTCGGCCAAGAAGCGCGTCCATGCGCCAGCGCCTCGGGGCGACGCCGCCGGTTCTGTTCCGGCGTGCCTACCACCCGGCAGGCGCGCTTGCGCCGCGCCGCCGGTGGATACGGTTGCTTCGGCCTGCGCCTCGGCTAACAAGCGCCCCCACTCGCCGGCTCGGCGCGAGGACGCCGCGCGTTCCGCCCCGGTTTGCCTGCCCGTCAACAAGCGCGTGATGCCGCCTCCACCCGTGCAGTCAGATGGTGCTCGAGTAGTCAACGCCAAAGAAGCCAGGCCTCAAGGATCCAGTAAgcacgccggcggcggcgccatcaaTTCTAGAGTGGCGAGTGGCACTGAAGAACGCGCGAGAGGCGAAGAGTTCAAGAAACCTGAGAAGCCCATCAATCATAAGGGAATCAAGGAGCAGGTGCCCATGAAACTAAGCAAAGCAAGTTCACCCCGTAAAGGTAAAGGTCTGGAGAAACAACCCTGCAAGATCGTCGACGGCGAGCAGTCTGAAGTCGTGGTTGAAGTGCGCAAGAAATCCGACGAAGCGGCTGGTGCGAAGATAACATCAGTCAAAAAAGAGCCGAGGAATGGGTCTGACGAGGTGGCGCAAGAGCGAGAGGGAGAGCCCGTGGAGGTGGAGGACGACGATGGCGTGCTCTGCGCCGTGTGCGCGAGCACCGACGGCGACCCGTCGGACCCCATCGTGTTCTGCGACGGGTGCGACCTGATGGTGCACGCGTCCTGCTACGGCAACCCGCTCGCGCAGGCCATCCCCGACGGCGACTGGTTCTGCTCGCTCTGCATCGCCAAGAAGAACAAGCCGGCGGTGCGCCGCCGGAGCTGCTGCCTCTGCCCGTCCAGCGGCGGCGCGATGAAGCGCACGACGGATGGGAAGTGGGCGCACATCTCGTGCGCGCTGCTCGTGCCGGAGGTGTTCTTCCGGGACCCCGACGGCCGCGACGGCATCGACTGCTCCCGCGTCCCCGCCCCCCGGTTCGCCAAGGCTTGCTACATCTGCGAGGGCAACAAAGGGTGCGCCCTCGAGTGCGCCCAGCCCAAGTGTGGCCTCGGCTTCCATGTCTCGTGCGGCCTCGGCGCCGGCCTCTGCATCGAGTACCAGGAGGGAAAGGGCGGCGCCATCGTCGCCGGCTTCTGCAGAGAGCACACCGAGCTATGGGAGAAG CAACAAGTGACAGGCAAGTACAAGATTGTGGCGAGAGGACAGGAATGA